One part of the Carassius gibelio isolate Cgi1373 ecotype wild population from Czech Republic chromosome B6, carGib1.2-hapl.c, whole genome shotgun sequence genome encodes these proteins:
- the gmppab gene encoding mannose-1-phosphate guanyltransferase alpha-B isoform X1: MLKAIILIGGPQKGTRFRPLSFEVPKPLFPVAGVPMLQHHIEACAQVPEMKEIILIGFYQPNDELNRFISSAQQEFKIPIRYLQEFAALGTGGGIYHFRDQILSGGPAAFFLMNADVCSEFPLQEMLQFHRQHGENHCGVLLGTTANRTQSLNYGCIVENHETNEVLHFVEKPSTFVSDIINCGIYLFTPDIFGHIGMVFQRNQRERIQEELTNGKQMSEVIRLEQDIFTTLAGQKKLFVYKTQHFWSQIKSAGSAIYASRLYLKQYHQTHPERLATNQDGSPKIIGDVYIHPTANIDPSAVLGPNVSVGKGVTIGGGVRLRESIILHGAVLQDHCCVLNSIVGWDSTVGKWARVEGTPSDPNPNDPYAKIDSETLFRDGGLTPSITILGCNVSIPSEVIIRNSIVLPHKDLNRSFQNQIIL; this comes from the exons ATGTTAAAAGCGATTATCCTAATTGGGGGCCCTCAAAAAG GCACCAGGTTCCGCCCCCTGTCATTCGAGGTGCCCAAACCCCTGTTTCCCGTGGCAGGAGTTCCCATGCTGCAGCATCATATAGAAGCCTGTGCCCAA GTTCCTGAAATGAAAGAGATCATACTAATAGGTTTTTATCAGCCCAATGACGAGCTAAACCGCTTTATTTCTTCTGCACAGCAAGAGTTTAAAATCCCAATCAG GTACCTGCAGGAGTTTGCCGCCCTGGGTACAGGAGGTGGGATCTATCACTTTCGTGACCAGATCTTGTCTGGGGGTCCGGCTGCATTTTTCCTCATGAATGCTGATGTATGCTCTGAGTTCCCCTTGCAGGAAATGCTCCAGTTCCACCGTCAACATGGCGAGAATCATTGTGGAGTCTTACTTGGGACAACA GCCAATAGAACACAATCTCTGAACTACGGCTGCATTGTGGAAAACCATGAGACAAATGAG GTGCTCCATTTTGTGGAGAAACCCAGTACTTTTGTAAGTGACATTATCAACTGTGGGATCTATTTGTTCACACCAGATATTTTTGGCCACATTGGGATGGTTTTCCAGAGGAACCAGCGGGAGAGGATCCA GGAAGAACTCACTAATGGCAAGCAGATGTCAGAGGTGATTCGGCTAGAACAGGACATCTTTACAACCCTAGCAGGACAGAAAAAACTCTTTGTCTACAAAACACAGCATTTCTGGAGTCAGATAAAGTCTGCAGG GTCAGCAATATATGCTAGTCGTTTGTACCTCAAGCAGTACCATCAGACACATCCTGAAAGACTGGCCACAAACCAAGATGGAAGCCCCAAAATAATAG GGGATGTTTATATCCACCCTACAGCAAACATTGATCCCTCTGCTGTG TTGGGTCCTAATGTTTCCGTCGGCAAAGGGGTGACGATTGGAGGAGGCGTAAGATTGAGGGAGTCCATTATTTTACATGGAGCCGTGTTACAG GATCACTGTTGTGTGTTGAACAGTATTGTTGGGTGGGACAGTACAGTGGGGAAATGGGCAAGAGTTGAAGGAACTCCAAGTGACCCCAATCCCAACGACCCATATGCCAAGATTGACAGCGAGACTCTGTTCAGAGATGGAGGTCTAACCCCATCCATCACCATCCTTG GCTGCAACGTGAGTATTCCATCAGAGGTCATCATTCGGAACTCTATCGTCTTGCCTCATAAAGATCTCAACAGGAGCTTCCAAAACCAGATTATCCTATAG
- the gmppab gene encoding mannose-1-phosphate guanyltransferase alpha-B isoform X2 gives MLQHHIEACAQVPEMKEIILIGFYQPNDELNRFISSAQQEFKIPIRYLQEFAALGTGGGIYHFRDQILSGGPAAFFLMNADVCSEFPLQEMLQFHRQHGENHCGVLLGTTANRTQSLNYGCIVENHETNEVLHFVEKPSTFVSDIINCGIYLFTPDIFGHIGMVFQRNQRERIQEELTNGKQMSEVIRLEQDIFTTLAGQKKLFVYKTQHFWSQIKSAGSAIYASRLYLKQYHQTHPERLATNQDGSPKIIGDVYIHPTANIDPSAVLGPNVSVGKGVTIGGGVRLRESIILHGAVLQDHCCVLNSIVGWDSTVGKWARVEGTPSDPNPNDPYAKIDSETLFRDGGLTPSITILGCNVSIPSEVIIRNSIVLPHKDLNRSFQNQIIL, from the exons ATGCTGCAGCATCATATAGAAGCCTGTGCCCAA GTTCCTGAAATGAAAGAGATCATACTAATAGGTTTTTATCAGCCCAATGACGAGCTAAACCGCTTTATTTCTTCTGCACAGCAAGAGTTTAAAATCCCAATCAG GTACCTGCAGGAGTTTGCCGCCCTGGGTACAGGAGGTGGGATCTATCACTTTCGTGACCAGATCTTGTCTGGGGGTCCGGCTGCATTTTTCCTCATGAATGCTGATGTATGCTCTGAGTTCCCCTTGCAGGAAATGCTCCAGTTCCACCGTCAACATGGCGAGAATCATTGTGGAGTCTTACTTGGGACAACA GCCAATAGAACACAATCTCTGAACTACGGCTGCATTGTGGAAAACCATGAGACAAATGAG GTGCTCCATTTTGTGGAGAAACCCAGTACTTTTGTAAGTGACATTATCAACTGTGGGATCTATTTGTTCACACCAGATATTTTTGGCCACATTGGGATGGTTTTCCAGAGGAACCAGCGGGAGAGGATCCA GGAAGAACTCACTAATGGCAAGCAGATGTCAGAGGTGATTCGGCTAGAACAGGACATCTTTACAACCCTAGCAGGACAGAAAAAACTCTTTGTCTACAAAACACAGCATTTCTGGAGTCAGATAAAGTCTGCAGG GTCAGCAATATATGCTAGTCGTTTGTACCTCAAGCAGTACCATCAGACACATCCTGAAAGACTGGCCACAAACCAAGATGGAAGCCCCAAAATAATAG GGGATGTTTATATCCACCCTACAGCAAACATTGATCCCTCTGCTGTG TTGGGTCCTAATGTTTCCGTCGGCAAAGGGGTGACGATTGGAGGAGGCGTAAGATTGAGGGAGTCCATTATTTTACATGGAGCCGTGTTACAG GATCACTGTTGTGTGTTGAACAGTATTGTTGGGTGGGACAGTACAGTGGGGAAATGGGCAAGAGTTGAAGGAACTCCAAGTGACCCCAATCCCAACGACCCATATGCCAAGATTGACAGCGAGACTCTGTTCAGAGATGGAGGTCTAACCCCATCCATCACCATCCTTG GCTGCAACGTGAGTATTCCATCAGAGGTCATCATTCGGAACTCTATCGTCTTGCCTCATAAAGATCTCAACAGGAGCTTCCAAAACCAGATTATCCTATAG